The stretch of DNA AAAATTAACTTTTTTGGAATATTCAATGTCAAATAAGTATAAAAATAAAAAAAAATAGGGGAGAAAAAAAATGGATTTTGATCAAATATATGAAGAGTATTTCGATCGTGTTTATTATAAAATCCTTAGTTCAGTGAAAAATCCAGAAGATGCAGAAGATTTAGCTCAAGAAGTCTTTATAAGTGTATATAAAAATTTACATAAATTCCGAGCAGATAGCAAAATATATACTTGGATATATAGAATAGCAATAAATAAAACTTATGATTTCTTTAGGAAGAAGAAAATAAATTTGGAGTTGAATGAGGAGATACTAAACATTGAAGAAGCAGTGGATCTAAATGGATCTATAATTGTTAAGGAAAATTTGAAAAAATTAGAACAAAGTGAACAAGAAGTAGTGGTACTTAAAGACATTTATGGATATAAACTTAGAGAAATTGCTGAATTAAAGGGTAGGAATATATCAACAATAAAATCAATATACTACAAAGCATTAAAAAATTTAGAGGAGGGTTAGGATGTCGCCAAAGGAAAGAGTTAGAGTTAATATATACAAACAATTATTAAAAGAAGAAAAACAAAAAAATAGAAGAAAATCTTATTTGTCAATTTCAGTTTTTGTAATAGGTATCTTTGCAGGTTCTGTATATAATTTAGTTCCAAATAATAATATGCCAGGATTAGAAATAAAAACAAGTTCTAATAATAGCGTTAATAATAATATACAACAAAATAAGGCAATTGATGAATATTTTAATGGGAAATCTATATCAATGGAAAAAGAAGAGATTAAAGCTGACGAATACTTCTTAATGAATATGCAGGCGTAATGGAGGCAGAATAATATGAAGAAAGTTTATTTAATAGTGTGTAGTTTAATGATAGGTGCATTAT from Fusobacterium sp. IOR10 encodes:
- a CDS encoding RNA polymerase sigma factor — its product is MDFDQIYEEYFDRVYYKILSSVKNPEDAEDLAQEVFISVYKNLHKFRADSKIYTWIYRIAINKTYDFFRKKKINLELNEEILNIEEAVDLNGSIIVKENLKKLEQSEQEVVVLKDIYGYKLREIAELKGRNISTIKSIYYKALKNLEEG